Proteins co-encoded in one Cricetulus griseus strain 17A/GY chromosome 10, alternate assembly CriGri-PICRH-1.0, whole genome shotgun sequence genomic window:
- the Kcns2 gene encoding potassium voltage-gated channel subfamily S member 2 isoform X2, whose translation MTRQSLWDVSEAEVEDGEIRINVGGFKRRLRSHTLLRFPETRLGRLLLCHSREAILELCDDYDDVQHEFYFDRNPELFPYVLHFYHTGKLHVMAELCVFSFSQEIEYWGINEFFIDSCCSYSYHGRKVEPEQEKWDEQSDQESTTSSFDEILAFYNDASKFDGQPLGNCRRQLWLALDNPGYSVLSRVFSVLSILVVLGSIITMCLNSLPDFQIPDSQGNPGEDPRFEIVEHFGIAWFTFELVARFAVAPDFLKFFKNALNLIDLMSIVPFYITLVVNLVVESSPTLANLGRVAQVLRLMRIFRILKLARHSTGLRSLGATLKYSYKEVGLLLLYLSVGISIFSVVAYTIEKEENESLATIPACWWWATVSMTTVGYGDVVPGTTAGKLTASACILAGILVVVLPITLIFNKFSHFYRRQKQLESAMRSCDFGDGMKEVPSVNLRDYYAHKVKSLMASLTNMSRSSPSELSLDDSLH comes from the coding sequence ATGACCCGCCAGAGCCTGTGGGACGTGTCCGAGGCCGAAGTCGAGGATGGAGAGATTCGCATCAATGTGGGGGGCTTCAAGAGACGGCTGCGCTCGCACACGCTGCTGCGCTTCCCCGAGACGCGCCTGGGCCGCCTGCTCCTCTGCCACTCGCGAGAGGCGATTCTGGAACTCTGCGACGACTACGACGACGTCCAGCACGAGTTCTACTTCGACCGTAACCCCGAGCTCTTCCCCTATGTCTTGCATTTCTACCACACGGGCAAGCTGCACGTCATGGCTGAGCTGTGCGTCTTCTCCTTCAGCCAGGAGATCGAGTACTGGGGCATCAACGAGTTCTTCATCGACTCCTGCTGCAGCTACAGCTACCACGGCCGCAAAGTGGAACCCGAGCAGGAGAAGTGGGACGAACAGAGTGACCAGGAGAGCACCACGTCCTCCTTTGACGAGATCTTGGCCTTCTATAACGACGCCTCCAAATTCGATGGGCAGCCCCTGGGCAACTGCCGCAGGCAGCTCTGGTTGGCACTGGACAACCCGGGCTACTCGGTCCTAAGCAGGGTCTTCAGCGTCCTTTCCATCTTGGTGGTGTTGGGATCCATCATCACCATGTGCCTCAACAGCCTACCCGATTTCCAAATCCCCGACAGCCAGGGCAACCCCGGTGAGGACCCCAGGTTCGAAATCGTGGAGCATTTCGGCATCGCCTGGTTCACATTTGAGTTGGTGGCCAGGTTTGCCGTGGCCCCTGACTTCCTCAAGTTCTTCAAGAACGCTCTCAACCTTATTGATCTCATGTCTATCGTCCCCTTTTACATAACTCTAGTGGTGAACCTGGTGGTAGAGAGCTCCCCTACCTTGGCTAACTTGGGCAGGGTGGCGCAGGTCCTCAGGCTGATGCGGATCTTCCGAATTCTCAAGCTGGCCAGACACTCCACCGGCCTCCGCTCCTTGGGAGCCACCCTGAAATACAGCTACAAGGAAGTGGGGCTGCTCTTGCTCTACCTCTCGGTGGGGATCTCCATCTTCTCTGTGGTGGCCTATACCATTGAGAAGGAGGAGAATGAGAGCCTGGCTACCATCCCCGCCTGCTGGTGGTGGGCTACCGTCAGCATGACCACTGTTGGGTATGGAGATGTGGTCCCGGGGACCACAGCTGGGAagctgactgcctctgcctgcatCTTGGCAGGCATCCTGGTGGTGGTCCTGCCCATCACTTTGATCTTCAATAAGTTCTCCCACTTTTACCGgcgccaaaagcaacttgagagtGCTATGCGCAGCTGTGACTTTGGAGATGGAATGAAGGAGGTCCCTTCGGTCAATTTAAGGGACTACTATGCCCATAAAGTTAAATCCCTCATGGCAAGCCTGACTAACATGAGCAGGAGTTCACCCAGTGAGCTGAGTTTAGATGATTCTCTACATTAG